A genomic region of Ignavibacteria bacterium contains the following coding sequences:
- a CDS encoding SDR family oxidoreductase, with product MINLQNKVAIVTGGSRGIGRACVKFFAEAGASVVFTYNRAKSEADKLIEELAYTNQKIKAYQCTLDNDVEAEKQIIKIIQDVINEFGRIDILVNNAGIWEYGEADKMTLENWNRTMTINVTGTMLFTREVIPHMKKQGGGKIIIITSTAGQRGEAFHSHYAASKGALISYVKSLSTELAPYKILVNSVAPGWVDTEMCDPVFNDPEYKEQVRKSIPLQKIATPEDIAGPVLFLASDLANHITGEILNVNGGSVLCG from the coding sequence ATGATAAATCTTCAAAATAAAGTTGCCATTGTCACAGGTGGTTCTCGAGGAATTGGAAGAGCTTGTGTGAAATTTTTTGCTGAGGCTGGAGCGTCAGTCGTTTTTACTTACAACAGAGCAAAATCTGAAGCTGATAAGTTAATTGAAGAACTTGCTTACACAAATCAAAAAATAAAAGCATATCAGTGCACTCTCGATAACGATGTGGAAGCCGAAAAACAAATAATTAAAATCATTCAAGATGTTATAAATGAATTTGGAAGAATTGATATCCTTGTAAACAATGCAGGAATTTGGGAATATGGTGAAGCTGATAAGATGACGCTGGAAAACTGGAATCGAACAATGACAATTAATGTAACTGGAACAATGCTTTTTACTCGAGAAGTCATTCCGCATATGAAAAAACAGGGGGGCGGAAAAATAATTATTATCACTTCAACAGCTGGACAAAGAGGAGAAGCTTTTCATTCTCATTACGCTGCAAGTAAAGGCGCTTTGATTAGTTATGTAAAATCTCTTTCAACCGAGCTTGCACCTTACAAAATTTTGGTTAATTCAGTTGCACCAGGTTGGGTTGATACAGAAATGTGCGATCCTGTTTTTAATGATCCAGAATATAAAGAACAGGTTAGAAAAAGTATCCCACTACAAAAAATTGCAACTCCGGAAGATATTGCAGGACCAGTTCTTTTTCTTGCATCCGATCTTGCAAATCACATTACAGGTGAAATTCTCAACGTAAACGGTGGAAGTGTCCTTTGCGGTTAA
- a CDS encoding enoyl-CoA hydratase — translation MYETILFEQKNNIAIITINRPDKLNALNHKVLDELFSAFKHCGEVETIWGVILTGAGEKAFVAGADISEINKLNSVTGKEFALHGQRIFSYIEQFSKPVICAVNGFALGGGCELAMACHIRIASENAKFGQPEVNLGIIPGYGGTQRLTRLIGKGRAMQMILTGEMIDANTAYQFGLVNKVVPQSELLSESEKMLSTIIQKGRVAITTAIRSINAACELPLSEGLKFEADMFSVCCGTEDFKEGTSAFLEKRKPEFKGK, via the coding sequence ATGTACGAAACAATCTTATTTGAACAAAAAAACAACATTGCAATTATCACAATAAATCGTCCAGATAAATTGAATGCACTAAATCACAAAGTTCTTGATGAGCTTTTCTCTGCATTCAAACATTGCGGAGAAGTGGAAACTATTTGGGGAGTGATACTTACTGGAGCAGGTGAAAAAGCCTTCGTTGCCGGTGCTGATATCTCAGAAATTAATAAACTAAATTCGGTGACAGGAAAGGAGTTTGCTCTGCATGGTCAACGTATTTTTTCATACATTGAACAGTTCTCAAAGCCAGTAATTTGTGCAGTTAACGGTTTTGCTCTCGGCGGCGGTTGCGAGCTGGCAATGGCTTGTCATATTCGTATTGCATCTGAAAATGCAAAGTTTGGTCAACCTGAAGTAAATCTCGGCATTATTCCAGGGTATGGCGGAACGCAAAGATTGACTCGTCTTATCGGAAAAGGCAGAGCGATGCAAATGATTTTAACCGGCGAAATGATTGATGCAAATACAGCTTATCAATTTGGACTTGTGAATAAAGTTGTCCCTCAAAGTGAACTTTTAAGTGAATCGGAGAAAATGCTTTCTACAATTATCCAGAAAGGAAGGGTAGCAATTACTACTGCGATTCGTTCAATTAATGCAGCGTGTGAATTACCATTATCAGAAGGTTTAAAATTTGAGGCAGATATGTTTTCAGTTTGTTGTGGAACGGAAGATTTTAAGGAAGGTACATCAGCATTTTTGGAAAAAAGGAAACCTGAATTTAAGGGAAAGTAA